Sequence from the Argentina anserina chromosome 7, drPotAnse1.1, whole genome shotgun sequence genome:
GGGAAGAGATAGCCAATGTGAAAAGGTAATTAAATCAATCaccttgttgttgttgaaaacTGTTTGGAATTTGATGTAGTGTAACTCAGTTTTATAGTAGGCATGGTTAGTGTATATGCCTTTTTATGTTACACAATCAATGGTCACTGACATTACAGGAGTAGGAAGGTGAGAAGTACCTTGTCTTGTTGTTGCAATATATCACTCTTCCTACTGTGGTGTACCTTTCTGTGTAGTTCTTAGGATTGGACCAACATAGATGCATACATACAAGTATGTGAGATATGATGTACTTCTCATATATGTTTGATTAATTTCATAGGTGCATACATACAAGTGTGTGAGACATGATATAGTATTCATATTTGTTTGCTTAATTTTTTGGTAAGTAAATTATGAGAGAAACAACTtcacatataaaattatgaatCTTGGATAGTTATACTGTGTCATCAAGTTTGGATTATGTGATACAGATCTTGGATGGTTGAACAATTCATTTAAATCACAATCATGTAGCTGTTGAATTATACTCATTAGGACTGAACCAAGTAATTTAGGACTCATGAACTTATATGATCCTATATTTGTTTCTGATTATTGTTGGCTTACTGTCACAAACTGACAATCTCattattcctttttttttctgatcaaAAGCTACAATTCTCATTAGTTGTTACTGCTAATAATAAACACCAAATCACAAAGGATACTTTCACCTGAAGTCTCATGAGAATACAAATTTGATAGGTATGGGGAAAAAATATGACAACTCATTTAAAAATGTACATAAGCAACTGCTTTGTCAATGGTTATATGACTGTTACATAGaactaaaatgaaaataaatattacGTTAATCAATAAGATTGCAATTTGAAGATGTAGCCTACCTTCGTCAGCTGTCCTGAGTTGTCTCTCTGTGCTTGGAGATCTACTGTTCTTGTTGATCATTTGAAACAGGACTTGAAGTTTCTTTGCTTTGGTAAATACAGGGAGAGGGAGTTCCAACAGCAGCACGAGGATATGGCAGTGGGGACTGCCTCAAACTCTTCTCTGACAACACTGGATCAGGTTAAACCTTACAGTTCAGTAATCAATGGCAAGGTAAACGATGAAAAGTGATGCAAATCTATCTGTCTAATTGGTACATATACTTTGATTGTTGATTATGATAAGTGGTCAGCTTGTTATAGTTTCTTAAGTAGTGCTACTTGTTTGATGTATGGTTGGCAGGACAAATACACAGAGCTAGCTGTTAAAAAGTCTAGGATTGAAGAACAAATGCTGCAACTTTCTCAATCTTTCTCGGGCATTGAGGTATGTACCACCAATTACCTCTAACTTTGACATCCTCCTTTTTTTGCACTTGTTATGATTTGCATATATAGTAAGTACAACGCTAGCATTGAATGGGGCATCTGGTATACCCTTAATGAATGACTTCCAATCATTGATAGCATTTCCAATTTAAATCATTCATGTGTGACATTTAGCAATATACAGATTATGTATAATGAAACTGAAGAATTTGTTATTATTGTAGGAAGAAATGAACTCATTGCTGGAAGAAATGAGAGTGCTGAAACCAACCATGGAAGAATCAGTACGCTTGTACTCAGGAACAGCTGGTGTACCAATGCTTATACCGGATGACGAAGCAGGGACAAAGGATAAGATGCGATCAAGAGACAAGGTGGACAGGGCAGCAAAGATAGAAAGGCTGAGGAGTAGCTTTAGGATTTGCGAGCCACAAGGAACATTTCTGTGGCCAGACATGAGCATGTCTCCAAAGGGTATGGTTCAGCACAATGACTCTTTTTTGGTCCCAACTCCTCCCTCAGTTTCCTCTTCCAACAAGTCGGCAACCTGCCTAGTCCTGTCGCACTCCCCATTGAAGCCATTGGCTGAGAGACGTGCACTCAACATAAGCACTTTGAGCAATGTGATCAAACCAGCTGAGCAGACAAATCCCCAGCTTCAGCTGGCCAACTCTACCAGGATCGGTGACACCCTGGATATCAACCTCAATGAGTTCCCTGAGTCCTACAACAATCACTACTGCAATTATTGGGACTCCAACTTACCAGAGAAAGCATCAAGATGTGAGTTGCTGATAATCTGTTTTATGTTCAATTCTTCATGGATATGCAGTTTAGTTTACTTTAATGGATTGCAGATGGTGAAGGTCAAAAGGAACACGACAGATCCAGGGAAGGGTGCTGAAAAGATGGCAGATGAGTTGTTGGGGTTCACTGATTTTCAGATGTTTTGATGAGTCTTTGAGATTCTTGGCGATGCCATTTTGAGAACATTATGACATCAACTTGTTATGTCGCTAATTCACAAAAGGCGTGCTCTTCATCTTTCACTTCTAGACTTCTAGTACTTGAAGCAAAAGCAAATGGTAGGTAACTCTGGTATCTCCTACTCCTTTTTTGGATACCGGAGAAGCTAAATTATATAGTCGGAACTAGGATATGCTCGAGCAATAAGTGTATTTACATTGAATCATTAGAGAGTACTTTACTTTATACTTCTAAGTTCTAAATGcttcttttatttctcatAAGGTTGACCTCTAAGGTATTATTAAATAGGAAGCTCAATTGTTTTCTGGATTTTGGCCTAAAGGGAAGTGTTAGCAAATGAAGCGTGTTTGATGAACATGATGAAGTTCATTGATATGAATGTATaaagtctgtttctttctcttccttttgatGTACAAATCTTAGTTAGATCCACAAAATTTGTCAAGAGTTGCAAACTAAAATCTTTCCTGAGAAGGGAGTGAATTGGCAACAAAATTTGTTTCTCCAAATGAGCCCCTGAAGCAAAACCTTTGTTATGAATCTTGTCATCCCGACCATCAATTGTTTCTTAGGGTACACCTCAATACCACAGGTCTCAATCCTTATCTTGGGCCATACGGAACAATTTCTCCTACACAATGCAAGATTTGCAGCTGCAAGAACAGAGGTTAATTTTACATTCGAAAAAATTAGTTCGTCGTCACACTAGATAATATtcgatacaaaaaaaaaatgaaaacaaaaaatcctTGCCCACAAAGAAACACGTCACCCAAACCCATTTGGGCTGGGCCTAAGGTGGCTTTATTCACCGGGTATATATAAATACGCGATGTCGTTTTATTCAGCGAAATTTCTTCGATCTCAAAATCCATGGAGTCCCCTACCGAAACCCTAGGTCACCAGCCCCCGTCCGAAGCCCCCGCCGGCAACAACCACTACCCACCGGAGTCCCTCGTCTCCGACTACAACGACCCCTCCCCGCCGCCTCCTCCTCAAACCctagccgccgccgccgccgccgggaACGGCAATCCCTCCGACGCCAGCAAGGCGGTTGCTCTGCTGATCTCGGAGAACGGAGCGGCCAACACGCAGAGCGGGACGACGGACAGGGAAGTCTCCGGCGGGGAGGAGGAGACCACCAGCAGGCGGCGCCGCCGCAGCCGCTGGGACCCGCAGCCTGAGTCGGAGAGCCAGGGGGACGACGCCGGCGGCGGGAAGAGGAAGCGGAAGTCGCGGTGGGCGGCCGAGGAGCCGAAGCCGGTGGTTCAGCTGCCGGATTTCATGGGAGGTATTGAGTTCGATCCTGAAATTCAAGCTTTGAATAGTCGGCTACTTGAGATTAGTCGGATGCTCTCGTCGGGTTTGCCGTTGGACGACAGGCCGGAAGGAGCGAGGTCTCCGTCGCCGGAGCCGGTGTATGATAACATGGGGATTAGGATCAATACTAGAGAGTTTCGAGCGCGTGAGAGGTTAAACAGAGAGAGGCAGGAGATTATTGCTCAGATTCTTAAGAGGAACCCTAACTATAAGCCCCCGGCGGATTACAGGCCGCCGAAGCTTAACAGGAAGCTTTACATTCCCATGAAGGACTACCCCGGTTACAATTTCATCGGGCTTATAATCGGCCCGAGGGGGAATACTCAGAAGCGGATGGAGAAGGAGACCGGGGCGAAGATTGTCATTCGGGGGAAGGGGTCTGTGAAGGAAGGGAGATTGCAACAGAAGAGGGATTTGAAGCCCGACCCGTCGGAGAATGAGGACTTGCATGTTCTGGTCGAGGCCGATACGCAGGAGGCGCTGGACGCTGCGGCCGGGATGGTGGAGAAGCTCCTGCAGCCTGTGGATGAGGTGCTGAATGAGCACAAGAGGCAACAGCTGAGGGAGCTCGCCGCGCTGAATGGGACCATTAGGGATGAGGAGTATTGTAGGCTGTGTGGGGAGCCCGGGCATCGGCAGTATGCGTGTCCGTCGCGGACGTCGACGTTTAAGAGTGACGTGCTGTGTAAGATATGTGGTGATGGTGGGCATCCTACTATTGATTGCCCGATGAAGGGTACGTCTGGGAAGAAGATGGATGATGAGTATCAGAATTTTTTGGCTGAGTTAGGTGGGACAATGCCCGAGTCGGCAACTCGACAGACTGCTACTCTGGCTCTTGGCCCAGGGACTCCAGCGGGCAATCCTCCGTGGTCTAACAGTGGTGGGAGTGCTGGTAGCAATGCATCACATCCAGGGTTGGGTTTTTCTGGAATGAAGCCTACGACAAAGGAGCACGACGACACGAATCTTTACATTGGATACTTGCCGCCTACTCTCGAGGATGAAGGTTTGATCAGTATGTTTTCACATTTTGGTGAGATTGTGATGGCTAAAGTTATCAAGGACAGGAACACTGGGTTGAGTAAAGGTTATGGATTCGTGAAGTACGCAGATGTTCAGATGGCTAATAATGCTATTGCAAGCATGAATGGGTATAAGCTTGAGGGTCGATCAATTGCTGTCAGAGTTGCTGGCAAGCCTCCCCAGCCTGTTGTGCCTCCTGGACCTCCAGCTTCCGCAATGGGGTCATACCCTGGTTCCAGTCAGCCTGTTGGTGCCTATCCCTCCCAGCAGTTTACACCAGCTCCTGTCGGTAGTGCTCCACCTATGTATTCGGGTAATCCAGTTCCATGGGGACCCCCTGCTCCTCCCCCTTATGCTCCTTATGCACCTCCGCCGCCCCCTGGTTCAAACATGTATTATCCTCCCATGAGTCAGCCTATGGCTGGTTATGGTGCACGCTACCCTCCTCCCCCCGGCGCACCACCTCAGCCACCCTCCAGTGAAGCACCGCCGAGTTACCCTCCTCCAGGGgttcaatctgaaaattccACCCAACCTTTACCGGCTAATATGTATGGGAGCTCTTTACCAGCGATGCCACCAAATGGCCAACATACGTATCCTGCATCTTCATATGGTTACTCATCTTACTACAATGCAGTCCCACCTCCCCCTCCCTCGACTGCAGACCAATCTCTGAACATTGGTAATGTGCCATGGGCCACAAATACTCCGCCTCCCCTTCCCCCTCCAGCCGCTCCTGCTTCTTCAGCAGAGAAACCAACCTTTGGTGCAGACGCAGAGTACGAGAAGTTCATGGCAGAGACAAAATAATATGGTCATTTGATTTTCTCCAAGTTAACAGGTATGCGCTGCATGTCTTTGGTTTGATTCTGCTAACACGTTTTtagttatatacatatatctgATGAATATGAGCTTGGGCATTCATTTAGTTACATGTTTGAGCAGCATCAGTTGTATCTCCTACTTAAGCAGGCAATATATGGGGACGTCTCTGCTATCAAATGTTTTATAACACATCTTTAAGGCTGATAGTATGCTTTATTTATTGCCTATTGGATTGTGATGCTAATGCaaaaatctgtcagatttgaAAGTTTTATGTACAAggtttttccttttctctgGATTGACTAATAATTTTTCAAACGAAAACTATACCCTTACAAGCTACGCCAATGATATGACTTGTTGCTAATATAGGATTTTGCATCTATTATATGTATGTACAGATACAAAAGTTGCCTATATGGCCGTGTCCATCAAATTTGTACTAAGGCATTATTTAAAAATTCAATATGTTGTATTCTGGAGAAAGTTCTAAACTCCTTCAGCTCTCTCCCTCTTGCTTTGTTGAAAGGGTGGGAGCTTTTACATGGTGTATTTTCTAGAATCTGCTTTGCAGTACTCTtgtctacttttttttttcttttaaaagttTTATATCACGCCGGGGCTTTCACTTGGTCTTTTTATATGTGAAGGTTTACAGAAATCAGATGTTCATGCAACTATGGTAAGTATGTGTTCCCACGGATTTTCTGTATATGGCACCAAAAAAGAACAAGGAAATGAAGAAAGACTTTCTAATGATTAACTATTCTGTTGGTGCCATTCCTGTTTTATTTGATTTCATTCACCTTGAAAATCCTTTTCGTTTACAGATGATTTTAATGATGCATGAGTTGTAAATTGCCTTATCCTTGGAAGGGCACATCTTTAATTTGTTTCCATTCTCAGTGCACGTGTGTCACTGcgtaaattattttattatattattatgTTATTTCTGTTATTGACCCTTCTCTGTTGCCATTATGTAAATCTTTTACAGGACTAACGTTTTCTTGGAGCTCTTGTCAACGTGATTTCTTACCTCTTGCCATGACTTTGTTGGAAGTTTGGGACTCACATCTTTAACCTTGCTGTTATGTTATGACCTTTGCAGAGACTTGGCGGAACCTCAGTGATTGCTCTTTGGAGAAGCTAAACCATATGATTCATATTATTTACAATGCTTATGTTGGACTTAATTTTCTATTTCTGTGCTTGCTGTTAATGTCTTGTCACTAATGTCTTTGTTAAGTTTTGTTCTGAATATTTGGTACTGATGTTTATGCTGCCAAGTTGACCAAGTGGGCTACAGCTTGATTCTTACTTTTGTGATTGCCTtccctgaaaataagaaatatgTGAGAAGATTTAAAACTAACCTGCATGGATGATTTTCccttgtgtatgttttcatggCATCTTAGTTTATGTTACATGTACAAGGAATTTTGAGTAGGAATGAGTCTAGGAAAGTCGTTTTTCTTGGTGATTGGGTTCATGTTATGTTGTCGCTAACCGTCATCTCCACTAGTGGAAAATTACTAACCCTGTATGCAGAGGAGAACTTGCTCAACCTACACACGACAGTCATGGTGGGCTCTTGAGTTCAGTTATATTAGGGATTTCAACAGTGGAACTTCTTATAACGCTTACCTCCTCGATGGCTTTAGGCTGCAACTATCTTTACCCATTTCAGATTCTGTATGTAGCTGTTGTACTATATGATCATTAGCTAGTAGTTCCTGAGAGTTTTTTTTACTTGTACATTAGGCCTACACTTTCTCCTTGGAGCTGGGAAGATCAGTCCGTTctcaaatttcatttttaatgaaaattaaGATTCGCCAATATGAGTCAAAATGAGAAGGTTTCCTCTATATTATTTTCTGCatttccatgtttttccaGTAATAACTGAATATCAAATTACACATACCCAGGAATGATTAGTAGCTGAGGAAATTACACCCTGCGAAACATGGCCACCATAGTTTGATCATGAGAATGAATGTATAAATGATCATTATGAACTTGATGAATAGTTTGATTGCAACCACATGTTCGTCTGTGGAAACTGAATCTGAGTTGGGTGATGTTGCATATATTCACTGTCGAATTAAAGCTGTAGTCACTACTGGATGAATCAATAGCAAATCTGGAACTTGTAACGACCGCTTAAAGTGGACATGGATTCAATCATCACCCAATAACTTTGATCTTGTGTACTCCCGAAGTCCTGATAGCTTCAGATAATTGGATCCAACCCATGCGTAGTTAACATCACATTGTAATCTCCTACCATCTTAACTGCATCAATTCACACTAAACTAGATAGTAATAGTAAAACAGGAGAGAATTGTATTGCAACTTTGTAAGTAGACAATTTCGACAGTTCTATTATTCTTGAAATTCTTGTATGCACGGCGTGCACGATCttaattattgaaaataatttatatttaggATTCACCGtatatttatatgattttttttaatctgtGCCGTTCAAATGATGTGAAAATGCACACGGTGCACTGAAAATATTCTAAATTTTCTTGGTAAATCGTAGATTAGTGGTTAGTTCAAATACTAAATGATTAGGGCTTTGTCATATAAGTGTTGTCAGCCTAGTTGGTAAAGCCCCCTCATTCTCTCCGAAGCGTCATCCGTTCGAACCTTCGCTCCGCCCAATtttccatcaatttttttccttcttcttctccggCAAGCCAAACCGCCATGGACAAAGCAGAGTCAGCTGCTCCTCGCCGGAAGGTAACATCCCCATCCCTCTCTTCAATTTTCAGTTTCAACTAATCCCAATTCCATCTCATAGATCTCAAAACTCATTCCAATTCCCGCTCTGTATTTGTTTGCAGGGAAGGTTCAAGCCCAAAGCTCCACCCAGAAAGCCCAAACCTACAACGTAATCGGagttcatttcatttctccaaATCAATAATCCCCCAATTATTTTTAATCTCTTAACAATTTCTGTTTCGAATTAATTTACTGCAGTGAGGATGAAGTTGCTGAGATAGAAGAAAGAGAAGCCAAGGCTCTGCTTCGAAGGCTCCAGGTAATTATTATAAACACCTCATCTTCAGAATAATCcgatttttcttttatattaattaaaaatctattcttcttttaattttagagAGTTTTCTATTACATGTTTAAATATATCAGAATGatttattttgtgtttggtaCACATAGTTTTGGCTTTTATGAAAAATAACCTAAAGAGTAAGGTCCTGTTTGGTTGCTAACAAAGGTTGGTGAGTCTACGTTTTCTTGTTTTGGTAAGTTGTGTGTCAACCTTTAACCTTCCTTGTTTGGTTTCTTTAGGTGAAAGATTGAAGGTAAAAAGAGAAATTTATCTAGGGTTTGAGAGCCAAAGGAAATAAGTGACTTGAAAGAGGCTAACTTGTTTAGTTTGATAAATGTGTGATCAGAAAGCTGATATTGGTGATTAGATACATCCATTTATGTATGCTTTGCTTTCAGTTATATGTGCTCTACAGATCATTGTTTTTTGTATCTGCATTTACAGGAGAAGCAGGCAAGACGTGCTCCTAGATCCGAAAAGAAATGTAATTTTTCTACTTTCTTATGGTTTATCGTGTTGATTGGATGTGGTTACTAGATTAAGTTTAATTCTATAGCCAGTTTGTTCAATGCTTGCCTGCTGATTTGGTAATCTGCAACTTAGTAAGCATTCAGCAATGTAAACTGGAACACTCTAGTGTGGTTTCTATTCATTTGTTTTTTCGTTGATCTACAGCTGCTGTGGAAGTGGCAATTGGTCCTGGAGCTCAATCTTCAGGCCCCCTGAGGTTGTATGGGGTACCAAAGGTAGAAAATTTTGATCAAGGGAGCAGCTTAGAAGTGAAAGGCTCTGACGATGATCAGATTCTGTCACCTTCACCTTTGGCTACCAGGGGACCTGGAACTTATGCGCCTATGGATATTGATATTGCGGATGCATCATTTTCAAATGTCAAGAATCAGTATATAGAGATTTGGGTAAAAATTCTGACTGTGACCAACTCCTTAACGGTTTCTTGTCTCTAACTGCTAAGCTGTCTACTCTCTTGCTGCTGCTGCAGGATTATGAGAACAGCAAATATCCTACTAGTCTTCCACTTAGGAAGCCCTACTCTGGAGACCCAGGTATTCTCATCAGATGCATATTAAAAGTTACAGGACTTTTACTTTCCATACAATTGATGGCTTTCAATGAGTATTGCTTCTGTTATAATAAGAGACCTAAGTTTTCTTGGATGCAGTGAAGAACTTATGCGTTGGTTCTACTGTTTTCTTTTGCAGACATTCTAAATGAGAAGGAATTTGTTGAGGATGCTGCAAAAGAGTATGATGAGAGTACTATAAATTGTGCTTCAGAACTTGGGCTGCAGGTGAGTGTTGGTACCTCAGTAATAAGAAATTATGAGAATCTCTTGTTTCGTAAACAATCAATGTTGGGCAATTAATCGAATGGTAAAGGTTATAGTATGTTACTGGTGATTGGTGACAGGATCAAAATGTGGAAGAGAAGTTGCTTTTTGTTCAGCTGCCTCCTACTCTGCCATTTGTAAAGCGATCTACTACTGCAAAAGGGAAAGAGAAAGTCGGAAGCTCAATGCCATCAGAGAAGGTCGTTGGTGCAGCAAAGAAGGGCGGTTGTTTGGAAGATTTATCTGAGGGGTATATGGGGAAGATGCTGGTTTACAAGAGTGGAGCAGTCAAGTTCAAGCTAGGAGATGCACTGTATGATGTAAGTCATATAGCCGTGCCTTTCCTTAATCTAAAATGAAAGCATAACATCTGCATAGATGAACACCTAAAGTTCGGATTTTCACTAGAACCATGGCTTGGTATGTGCAGGTTTCACCCGGTTCTGATTGTGTATTTGCTCAAGATGTTGCTGCAATCAACACTGCAGCCAGAAAGTGTTGTGTTCTTGGAGAGCTCGGCCAGCGAGTTGTTATAACTCCTGATGTGGATTCCCTACTAGACGCAACAATCGAATTGGAATGAGGTTAAGCTAGTAAGAGGTTGCCACAACCTGGTATCGGTGGAGTttaatgcaaatgagaaaccTGGTATTGGTAGATATGTACAAGTAGATATGTCCATAGAGTCGCAAACGCTGAGCTAGTGAGCTGAGTGGGATATAAAGAGTAGCAACCTGTAGTCATGTAGCGTTGGCACATTGCATTAAGATTTGGTATGTGGTAGCTGATCTAGTTGTTAAACAGCGATAACCGTGGTTTATGGACCAATTATACTgatattgtctcaacttagccacctcacaagtgttgggttttaatcacaaaaggtcttgg
This genomic interval carries:
- the LOC126802167 gene encoding splicing factor-like protein 1; protein product: MESPTETLGHQPPSEAPAGNNHYPPESLVSDYNDPSPPPPPQTLAAAAAAGNGNPSDASKAVALLISENGAANTQSGTTDREVSGGEEETTSRRRRRSRWDPQPESESQGDDAGGGKRKRKSRWAAEEPKPVVQLPDFMGGIEFDPEIQALNSRLLEISRMLSSGLPLDDRPEGARSPSPEPVYDNMGIRINTREFRARERLNRERQEIIAQILKRNPNYKPPADYRPPKLNRKLYIPMKDYPGYNFIGLIIGPRGNTQKRMEKETGAKIVIRGKGSVKEGRLQQKRDLKPDPSENEDLHVLVEADTQEALDAAAGMVEKLLQPVDEVLNEHKRQQLRELAALNGTIRDEEYCRLCGEPGHRQYACPSRTSTFKSDVLCKICGDGGHPTIDCPMKGTSGKKMDDEYQNFLAELGGTMPESATRQTATLALGPGTPAGNPPWSNSGGSAGSNASHPGLGFSGMKPTTKEHDDTNLYIGYLPPTLEDEGLISMFSHFGEIVMAKVIKDRNTGLSKGYGFVKYADVQMANNAIASMNGYKLEGRSIAVRVAGKPPQPVVPPGPPASAMGSYPGSSQPVGAYPSQQFTPAPVGSAPPMYSGNPVPWGPPAPPPYAPYAPPPPPGSNMYYPPMSQPMAGYGARYPPPPGAPPQPPSSEAPPSYPPPGVQSENSTQPLPANMYGSSLPAMPPNGQHTYPASSYGYSSYYNAVPPPPPSTADQSLNIGNVPWATNTPPPLPPPAAPASSAEKPTFGADAEYEKFMAETK
- the LOC126802916 gene encoding DNA-directed RNA polymerase III subunit rpc4-like, with the translated sequence MDKAESAAPRRKGRFKPKAPPRKPKPTTEDEVAEIEEREAKALLRRLQEKQARRAPRSEKKSAVEVAIGPGAQSSGPLRLYGVPKVENFDQGSSLEVKGSDDDQILSPSPLATRGPGTYAPMDIDIADASFSNVKNQYIEIWDYENSKYPTSLPLRKPYSGDPDILNEKEFVEDAAKEYDESTINCASELGLQDQNVEEKLLFVQLPPTLPFVKRSTTAKGKEKVGSSMPSEKVVGAAKKGGCLEDLSEGYMGKMLVYKSGAVKFKLGDALYDVSPGSDCVFAQDVAAINTAARKCCVLGELGQRVVITPDVDSLLDATIELE